The sequence ATTTTCATCGGCAGGCATAACTTACCAGTGGCCATGCCATAGTGTTGGTCCACCAAGAATATAATTTTCCTTTATAATCTAAACACAATCTTGAAGCTCCAGACATTACTACTTTTAGACAGCACAGAGTGACTCAAAACGTATTCATTTGATCATTTCCTTTAGTGATTTCTATGAAACTTGAGGATAGCCATTCTGCTATCACTGGATTGTAAATGCAACAATTGTGATAGCTTAAAAGATGTTGCTTTTCATTTTGCTGCATtggaaaattatagctgaaataaaTGATTTTAGTGTCTAAAGTAATCCCATCATATACTGGACCTCAAGCAAACATGCTATGAAGAACTGTTTCCAGAAGATCATATCTGTTATTTAAAACCATTTTAGTAATCACTTCCGTATCTTACAGTATTGCTCTGGCATTAGCAAATTTTAGAACTTACTTTTGTTATGAGAAACCCTTCATGCTCCTATTACCCAAAAATAGGGCCTTTCATTGTTTTGTGACATCTGCATCTCCACCATGCATATACTAAATGATGACTGTCCAGTTGTTTCAAAATTAGTTGATCAGAAATATTAAAGTTGAAAAAATGCATGCTAAGCTATGCCAAGTTGCAACTGCTATGGCAATCCTTATTTGTAACAATTTCTTTTGGTAAGCATGCCATTTCGTTCCCCATCTCACCATATTCATGTACGACCTTATTAATTTCTATGACAAACCAAAGATGGATCCACAAGTTCTTGTCCTTGAAGAAGGTCAGGAGCAACCAACACGTATGTACATCTCCTGGAGTCTCATTCCACTATTCACATTAATACAGCAATGATATATGTAAAATCCATGGAGTTGGGAAAGTGTTGTTCTCATTTGAAAGATGGAGGTGATTTTTATGAGTACCATGATACATTGCATCATTCAGTTCATTTCAATAACAATattctaattaaaaaatatatatagcaaCACCCATGATATTGTTATTTTGGGCCAACAGGCAAACAAAACTTTACAACATTTTTAAAAAGTTTAGTAAGATGCTAAAAGAGTACTCCGCCATCAACTGATTACCATTTTTTTCAGAATTTTAAACTATAATACCGTCCCTAATCCTTAACAAAACAATCCAACCAAGGCTGAAGAGGGACTACTTTATTGTCATGGATATCATCTATAACTAACAGTTAGTTTAGTGTAAAATTATAGAATTGGAGCTCCTACGTCCTTGAAGTTTGATTTAATGAGCATGAATTCAATAAGAGGTACAATGTCTTCCAAATCAAGAATCAAATTTTGGATGACTGCTAATTAGAATAAGTTAGACGagcataaaaattaataatttgaaaTAAATATTGATGTTTCATCAAACCAATCTTTGAAGTTGAAGCAAATGCATTCGTTTATGATAGTTGGCCAATGGTTGGGAACCAAACCATCCATAAAGGCTTTCCTGGGTTTCTTTTCACGACAATAAAAAATCCAATCTTGAGGGTACTGACTACAATGAACTCCGATTTCCAGAGTCTTGTCAATTAATTACCTGTAAATCCATTTGACTAAAGGATCAATATGATCGATCAAAAAAAGAGTATCTTACCATTGACCTTGCCAGGCCTTTTCCCCCATCGAAAATGAAACAACCATTCTTTCGGGAAACGATTGGAGTCAGCATCAACTTCAACAGCATATTCAATAACCTACAGATATTTTTTTCTGCATTTGTTTGTAACAATGACGGGTTTCTTTCACttgcttaaaactgtcaattgaAAGATACATAACATTGTGTACATGACTCACCTCTCTGATGCATCTGTGCAGTGACTCGCAGCACTCTTTTGACAAGCTTGAAGCAATTTGAAGAGGATGAATCTTTGCCTAAACATTGTCAAAACCTAAAGTGTTACAGACATCTTCAAATGAAAACTTCAACAATTCTATTGTAcatgaaaatatattatgaacTAACAGAAATTATTCAGCACATACTTATGAACGGAAGAGTATGCACAATTAACCAGGCTTGGACTGAGCCTCTGACTGGTGGAACGAGAATAAACAACATATAACATCTTCCGCAACATTATCAATGAGAAACAGACACGCATTGTCACATTCATGGAAGAGAGGTCAAGAACCCAAGGTGGCCTTAATGATGGTTACATCCTGTCTGACTAAATTTGATTTGTTCTATTCAGAAGTAGCAGGGTGGTTGGACACAGTTAATTAAGGAACCTCCTCAAATGAAGCAAGAAACAGACTAATTAGGGGGACCCTTCAAATGATTTCAAAGAAACAATCTTTTATGGTTGGagatagaagaagaaaaagaaaagaagttggACCTACCCGCCATAGAAGGTCTACATCTCGTACTTAGATTTATCTGGGAACAGTTTGATACTCCAAAAAGATAATAGTGGTAACAAGTtacaaattttatcaagaaaaagGTCATTGAATATGTCTAGACATGTATGTAACACAGAAAGGCAACACAGATAACCTGGTAAAGCACCTCATCAGCGATCCAGTTACCAATACCTGAAATATAACTCTGCATCAAAAGAAATATTCTTATTTCAAAAATGTCATGAAATTATATTGCAAAGTTAAagtaaatgatattttttttcaaagtagACATCCAAATATATAGGAAGTCAAATCTCATGGTAAAAGTGAAAAACAGCAAAGTCAATATGAACACAGATAATACAGCCAAATTCACTTTACAAGGATTATTTTGAACTTTCAAAAGAAACATTGCAGCATCTATCAATCACAGTCCACCCAACTTTCTGTACACTATACGATTCTTAGGTTGTACAGCTATCTTTGTTGGCTCTCCTATACAACTTAAATCAATTGCGTATACCATAGGAGTAATCTTCACTCACCTTTGTGTCCAGAATATCTTTTCTCATTTGATTAACCATCACATTCATAGATCTGCATTTGTCTGATGGTCAACAAGAATGTGATTTGACTGATTCTCATACAATGTCCTGAACTTTTATGTCCTCACAATATGGTCAAGACTCAAGATATCTACATTACAAAATTCCTATAACATGGAAAGGAAGTTTTGTTATGAAAAAAATTTGGTGAGCTAGATGAATAATCAATGTTATGTGTCTTATGTCTTATAATTTCAGCCATTAGAAAAACAAACTTCTTGAGAGATGAAGCAGACAAGTCCATCAATGATGATGCATAACTTCTTATGAACCGGAACATATCATTCAGATGATATGCAATTTTCGCAACTTGTCAACGCTAGAAAAAGGTGAATAAGATACCATGCCTCTTATACAATGACAGAAGATCAAGTAACATTCAGGATTGGATTTTAACAGATGCAACATCCTATATGGTAGTTCCAATAATATAATTAACCTGATCCAGTAAAAGAGCCTTTATTGCAGTCTTCTTTTTGCTAAGTGACACCACAAAGTCACCAACTGGCATAAGCTCTAATAGAGCATCTGGCCCTAGCTCAGAAATTGGAGGTACAGATTCTGGCTGCAATAAACAAAGTTTGTAAGAACAGCGACAATGTTAATGAAGATTGCATTAAAAATATGTGTGGAACAATGAATGTTGGAGCATACATCTTCAAGCAACCGAACTCGGGCAAAACGTCTCTTATCAGTAAAAGAAAACTCCAGCCCATCATCTAGCTGCAAATTCAGCAGACAAGACGTAGCCACGTTAAAAAAGGCTGTTATTGTCACTGAAAACAGAAGAGATAACAAAAATTCATGAGTATATTTCAATAGAGAGATTAACTCATAGCACCAGGATGATTGCTGGTACATGGTAATTACATTAAGTCCTCAACCCACAAAATGAACCAGATTGAAAAGAATTATTCTTCAAAGGCGACAAATATAGAGGAACATCAGACATAGCTAAGCTTCAAATATGATATTATTACAGTTCCTCTCTCTTCCATCATTATCTAGGGCTCCACTGCACAGAGTGAGACGAGAACCCTAACGTGTAATGTAGAACAAGCAGTTGGCTTGACAAGTAGGACAAATCTGTTTTACCAGAATTCTTGATACTAAATTTTAGCAACTTTtagtttttttataatttaactcAAAACTTTTTAGTTAATGGAATAAAGTTCACcgatatataataaaaaagtcAGTACAGAAATTATTTGTTCATTTTCAAAAAAATTCTAACTGAATACAAAGAGTTGAAACATCAACAAGTAAAATTGCTTTCTGCCTAAGTTATCATATAAATGCATCAAACCAAGTTTGCTGATATTACTGTACAGACTACTGCTGTTTTCAACTATAACTAGGCCCTCCTTAACTGGAAAATCTCCAAGCTCAAATCTTCATTGAACCCCTACAACAAATAACGGAGTTCTCATGAAGTAGCTACCTAATGTGCAACTAGTCCTTCAGATATTTACCAAATATGATTGCATGACTTAAAATTAGGTGCCAAGCAGCTCACATCTCTATTGTAAAGAGAAAGGGAGCTAATTGCATCCGTGAAATTCTCATCAGAACACTGAAACTGTGAGACAATGTATTATAAGCAGAGCATAAGAAAAATAAGCACAGGAAAAGAAGAACTTTTACTTCAATGAAGACCTTCGAGTGCTTTGAAGGCCATTCATCGGTATCGCTCACCGCAGACCTAAAAACAACCGAAGCAATTTAAACACCCGATGAAAGCTCGGATTTTTCTATGATTTGATGTATACATGACCGAAAAAGACAACCTCTTGTACTTCGTTACTGCGACGCCCTTGATGTAAACGGCACCCGCCATTCCTAGAACCATCGAAGACGAAGCGAGAAGCTTAACAGACGAACGAAGAGGAAGGATTACGATAAGTGGGAAAGGGAATACCGACCGAACTGGAAGGTGGGGAAGGGCGGAGAATCAAGGCGGAGCCAGAGATTCTTGCCCTTGCGGAGGGCGGCGAGGATGGTCTTGCCGAAGAGGGCCGCCTCGAGGTCGGAGCGGGAGACGCCGTCGATGACCTTGAGGTCGTCTGCGACTGAACAGGCGGCGATCTTTTTCCCGGTGCAGTGCTCCTCGATCGCCCGCCGCGCCGCCTCCACCTCCGGGAGTTCCGGCATCCTCGAACCGCTCTCTCCTGGCTTCAGTTCAATCTGCGTCTCCTCTCCTCTCGGCTCGTCGTCGCTTGAAACGAATCGGATCCGCAACGATCTATTAGCCATTTATTAAGGATCCGATAGATTTCGGATCCGCATGTAAATGCATCCATATCCGAGACCCAATAACTAAAATACAATAAGCATTTATTTAAGCTAAAATAATCTTAATGATTCTTTTAACGATTCTATCCTTTGAAGGTTttcaaaataacatatatatatatatatatatatatatatatatatatatatatatatatataccctttcCCATTTTAAACGTAGCATATAACAACATCTCACTAGAAAGCTTAGGTTACACTATCGTTAACAACATCTCACAGTTTCCCTTCATCTAGAAgatccaagaagaactgatctccCAAGGGTTTTGACTACCAAGGCTAGAGAAACTTTATAGCAATGCCAATCCGAAAGAGCATGTGGCAATGTTTCATGTGCAAATGACCCTCTATTGCCATATTGGATGCCCTAATCTATTGATCATTCCCAACTACACTTGAGAGAATAGATTAGGAATAGTTCTCTGACTTTCCTCTAGATATATATCTAAATTCGACTAATTATCAAATTAGTTTTTGGCTAAAGTTCAAATAGAATCATGACCATCTCCTAGTGATTCATCAAGGGAAGGAGGAATTCTTGGCTTCTGTGTATTAACTGGTGTGGGGCATTAAGTGATCGATGCACACTCATCAATTATTCTTTAAATGTTTATGATTAACCTTAGATTATCTTATTTGGTATGGTCGattactaaaaaaaaattatgacattAGCATGAGTGAATCAATACATTGGTGTAGAGGTTCTCATCTTAAATATAAGGaaatattatgagaaaaaaatattcaagGAACAAAAGGCAACCTCGAGCTTAACAACCGCCTCCTTAAAGATATGGACCCTCTCGGGTGAGAGGGACTTTCAATCCCTTAAATGCTTCTTGAATGGAAGTTTTCTCCATATTAGAAAGGAAGACTTCTAAAAGATCCCTGTACGATGAGATCATCCTTAATAAGACGAGACAAAAGCAAGTATTAGAAACTTCATAAAAGACTATGGCTATGATATTaaagattattataattttataaaatgatAATATCTTAAATAATAGTCTCACTTCGAAAAGGAATAACCTCTCGATAAAAAAAGTATATGCTCAAAGTAATGTCGAGAAACAATAATACCTTTTTGGGACTATGTTTAAGGAGAAAGATATTAGAATATATGACCATAttaaattaggtaagatatattatagatataattggattatgattatggttatcgattaataaaaaaaaagtttaattatgGTGAGATTTCTTAGGAGATGACATTGATAGGAGAGACTCTTATAATTACTTATTCATCTACTCTCGTTTATAAAAGAATAGAACttcaagattatatatatatatatatatatatatatatatatattatctcctCTTTGTCCCCGTCCATTGGTTAAAAAATACATATCGTAtatttgatctattattatttgattttaatttttagtaTTACAATTTTTCTTGCATGACAGTAGATATTATGATTTGATATTagagatatgttttgaaataaaaaaCTTGATATTGTAAAAgtattttagatttattttagagttatatttatttattaacatTATTCGTTTACGATGTTTATTTTAGAGTTATATTTATTAACATCAAAgttaataaattattttagagTTATATTTATTAACATTATTTTAgagttatatttatttatttacagtACAGTCATCGTGACATCAAAGTTAAATCAAATAGTTGTTTGATTTACCATGTTTGCTTTTATGAGTGACATTTTCAGTAAAATACGTAACTCGATCGCTTATTATTCATCTATAAGTGACATATAATAGAATATAATAACAATACTGTACTCCTCAACTCTActttacttaaaaagaaaataagaatagtttacattgattttgatgactaatGTGTAATGTCTTCCGGTAATCGCCAACTCAtaaggaaattaaaaaaaaaagaaaaaggatatttGAGAGTGCATAAGTAAGCCCACGTCACTgctttctcatatatatatatatatatatatatataaaatatcctTTAATAAGGGATTTTAGTGTtgttgaaaaatatcaaatttagagGGATGGGGTACGTAAAGAAGTTATTTAAGATGAATTATATGTGTAATTTTACCGTAATGAAGATTAGCACAGAGGATTGGTCAATGGATAGCTGGTGGCTGTTCCACCCGAAACATCCTAACAAACAGGCGCGGGGTCCTCGTGGTTTGAAGAGGTCGGCCCTGTCCGCTCTCCCTCTTTCCGTCGATCCCCTGCCACTGACCAGACGCAGTTCTCCGTTCACTTCATCAGGAGTCCGCTGTCCTTGTCGCCTGCCTTCGCCTCTCGAATAAGAGAACAGAGTTCGTTTCTAGTTTCCTCTTCTGCTACTCTTCTAGGGTTAGGTTAGATCGAGAGATAAAGAGGGAGAGAAAGGGTGACAGAGCTGCGTCGATGGATAGGCACAGAGGCGACCGCTCTGGGGATCGCCACGGCGACCGTTCGGGAGACCGCCAGGGCGACCGGTACGGGGACGGCGGGCGGCGGACGTCGTCCCGGTGGTCCTCCGACAGCCCCACCCACCAGCACCATCGTTTCCCCagaggcggtggcggtggcggaagCGAGGGGTTCTCCAGCGGCGGCGGAGGGGCTGGACGCTACCACCCCTACCGTGTTCCTCAGGACTCCCCTGTACCGCCGCCACCTACTTCTGGTGGCGAAGGGTTCCGCAGTGGTGGCCGCGGCGGCGCCGGTGGGGGTGGCTTTGACCCTTCAATGCAGATGGGTGGCCCTAGACGTGGCGGGTTTTCCGGCCGTGGAGGTCCTCCTACAGGTAGCTTAATGCATTGGATCTTTTCTCCTTAGGTCGTGTTTAGGGTTCTTGTAGGCGCATCGGAGTTTATGATAATTTACACTGGTAGCGAGCTAGGGTTTCTTGGCAGCTAGTCGTGGTTACGTGGTTGTTCTTGGATAATATCTGCTCTTGTCTTTTTTAACGTATGCCTAAGTTTACTTCCAAGGCTCAATATCCTCATAACAATTTGCGCTGTCGCTATTGCATTACTTTGACTTCTTGTAGGAATTGTTGCCTGGATCTGAATTTTTGGGCTTCGTTTGAAAAATTAGAGGAATCGATCAAGGGCAAGAATAGGTCCTACAATGGCTatgcttgctttcatttccttcgcTAATGATTTATTATTCCATTGAATCAACCTTTTGCTTTTCTCCCATTTGGAACTTTGATTAACTAAAATTGATTCCATGGGCTTCCTTGGAACCCCAACCAGCCGTGCCTGACTTCTTCTGCTTTTATGATTGCCATAACTGGCCACTGGCCAGCATGTGTTACATATGTGAATTCTGAACTTGTCTGTGTCCCATGTGGAATAACTAAGTTCCGCTTTTCGAATGGGACCTATTTTTATACGGTATTTGTTCACTGGCAGGACTTGATCTGAAATTGGGATTTACTGGGCCTCAAATTCCACGGATTTGTCTCCTTGTCTCTTGCTTGTGCTGATAATACTGTATGTCTTATTCGTTCACCATATGTTTTTGTTGAACATCTGTCTGCTCCATTCGAGTTGATCATATGGATTCCTGATAAGTAAATGTTGCCTTGATCATATAACTCAATGACTTGTATTTTATTCTCTTTGCTTGTGATTGCTATGTGTGGTCAGTTTATCTTGTAATATCTCATTTTATTTAAACCAAACCTATATATTATGCATGTTTTTTGTTGCTTTTAGATTGACAATTTATGATTATAACACAGTTATTGTTTTTGGACCTTTGTTGACCTATGCAGCACATAAACTTAAAAGTTAAATTACCTAGCTTGTCAGCCACTAGTGCAGCACATATACTTAAAAAGTTCAATTACCTAGCTTGTCAGCCACTAGTTGTTTCTGAGCTCACTTATGACTGTTAATTGTTTTTAGTAGCAGTGATCTAAAATTACCTTTGAACCTTCACTGAGTTATCTTTTTCAAATTAGCTATAGCAAAGATAAAATTCATAATATCCTTCTATGTTCatatcctctttctctctctttctaagTTCTCATCGGTGTCCTTGATGCATATTAGCCATGCAATTGCCACATACACATAATTATTCTGTTGTTTGTTGCATTCTTGTATGTTATTCTGCTCCATCATTAAACATCTCTCAAGTTTCTGAAGATTGGGATATTTATTTGAGTTTTGGATTGGTATCGGTCAGAATCAACCAATTGAATTGCTGAATTAATgttttggcaaaaaaaaaaagaaaaaacaatagttaatatttttaaaaaaggtGATATAGTTTGTAAATTCATTCTGTTTGTTATATAATTTAACAACGCATTCAGTTTGTTATATGATTTAACAACTCATTCAATATATTTATTCCATATTATTCATACAACATATTTTATTATTACATATATATTAGGCTTCATtttgttactttttttttttgaaaatgtttTTTACAAACCATACTATTCATGTCATGTTGTGGGGAAAACTCTTATCTAGATCTTGGCGATGGGCACAAATTTGCAAAACTATTTATTGGATCAGTTCCAAGAACAGCAACTGAAGAAGATGTGAGTTTCTATTTTATATGTTGCTTGCTTTATTTTTTATGTTCCAATGTGATCCAATGCATATGATTATCTTTGGAAACTTAAGTTTCTAAGGTGGTAAACGTTTCCATTTCTCAGTAGTATTTTAGTCGGTATTTTAGTGAAAAATGATAAATTGAAGTACAACTACAAATTCATTTATTTTCTAGTATTGTGTGAGTCAAATTCATTATATTTGTAGTAATAGTAAGGTTATAAAGAATAAACTagggttaaggtccattttagccgTTGTGGTTTTGGTGATGGATCACTTAAGTCCTTATGGTTTAGTCGTGTTTAAAATAACCTTTACATTTaaaaaaaacgtagcatataagctcCTTCCGTTAAGTATaagttaacagacgttagagtaTGCTTACGCGACATGTTGACTCACAAAAAACTATTAGTATAATGacacgtgtaatttaagtttaaaaaagagtTAAGGCCTATTTTAGCCTTTGTGGTTTTAgt comes from Musa acuminata AAA Group cultivar baxijiao chromosome BXJ3-3, Cavendish_Baxijiao_AAA, whole genome shotgun sequence and encodes:
- the LOC103977258 gene encoding formamidopyrimidine-DNA glycosylase isoform X2, coding for MPELPEVEAARRAIEEHCTGKKIAACSVADDLKVIDGVSRSDLEAALFGKTILAALRKGKNLWLRLDSPPFPTFQFGMAGAVYIKGVAVTKYKRSAVSDTDEWPSKHSKLDDGLEFSFTDKRRFARVRLLEDPESVPPISELGPDALLELMPVGDFVVSLSKKKTAIKALLLDQSYISGIGNWIADEVLYQAKIHPLQIASSLSKECCESLHRCIREVIEYAVEVDADSNRFPKEWLFHFRWGKRPGKVNGMKIEFITAAGRTSAYVPELQNLTGNQSEKVSRKKSTNVMSKKNVDAEESPSEKEETYETSKKNETAEDNKGREKKTSETENDRISSKGMAKKHVAVAKGSLRKRSKSSQADL
- the LOC103977258 gene encoding formamidopyrimidine-DNA glycosylase isoform X1 — encoded protein: MPELPEVEAARRAIEEHCTGKKIAACSVADDLKVIDGVSRSDLEAALFGKTILAALRKGKNLWLRLDSPPFPTFQFGMAGAVYIKGVAVTKYKRSAVSDTDEWPSKHSKVFIELDDGLEFSFTDKRRFARVRLLEDPESVPPISELGPDALLELMPVGDFVVSLSKKKTAIKALLLDQSYISGIGNWIADEVLYQAKIHPLQIASSLSKECCESLHRCIREVIEYAVEVDADSNRFPKEWLFHFRWGKRPGKVNGMKIEFITAAGRTSAYVPELQNLTGNQSEKVSRKKSTNVMSKKNVDAEESPSEKEETYETSKKNETAEDNKGREKKTSETENDRISSKGMAKKHVAVAKGSLRKRSKSSQADL